In a genomic window of Candidatus Dormiibacterota bacterium:
- a CDS encoding AAA family ATPase → MRLCRVRLSGFKTFATRTEAALDPGVTAVVGPNGSGKSNLVDAIRWALGETNARELRGARMDEVIYSGGAGRSPMGMAQVELVLDNQDGRLPVDDTEVSISRRVTRNGDSEYRLNGSRVRLRDLERLLTATGLTQNGYSVVAQNDVDGVIEATPAQRRSLVEEAAGVRGLRAAREDAIGRVAATETRLLRLTDLLAEAEPRLAELESQVEAALEQRRLVARLGELRGSLAREAWRAARAQARRARARVTAALARAEAAREAEAGFATRLEAEGERLAAARAAQRAAAERLEQTRLAAERAAGDLRRWADGAAAAGVARAAAGAEWAAATADAAVQGGLIEELAEGEAAAGRLLAELDGRLAVTRAAHGAAAGAADAAGRELAAAERELAAAQRRHATAATAARDHGMRAGLLEETAAGLVAEAAHARDHAAALAGEARTASERAAGLAGAAAAAEAALGVVRAEVSDARELATAARSAETAAHTAVRETAARAAAVRGRLEGALGGGAVAAAVRAGRLEAVRLVERVRVLDAADEAAVEAALEPHLAAWLVADLDAARALLAGQELREEVLATGLAVPPAISAPHAARRAIDAVDASAGAAGALAHCLDGVVLVADLGAARAALAAGARRCVLPDGTVAGPAGVRGGGRPGATMALAGAE, encoded by the coding sequence ATGAGGTTGTGCCGCGTCCGGTTGAGCGGGTTCAAGACGTTCGCGACCCGGACCGAGGCCGCCCTCGACCCCGGGGTCACCGCGGTGGTGGGGCCCAACGGCAGCGGGAAGAGCAACCTGGTCGACGCCATCCGCTGGGCGCTGGGCGAGACCAACGCCCGCGAGCTGCGCGGCGCCCGCATGGACGAGGTGATCTACTCCGGCGGGGCCGGGCGGTCGCCGATGGGGATGGCCCAGGTGGAGCTCGTCCTCGACAACCAGGACGGCCGGCTGCCGGTCGACGACACCGAGGTCTCGATCTCCCGCCGGGTGACGCGCAACGGCGACAGCGAGTACCGGCTCAACGGCTCCCGGGTGCGGCTGCGCGACCTCGAGCGCCTGCTCACCGCCACCGGCCTCACCCAGAACGGCTATTCGGTGGTCGCCCAGAACGACGTCGACGGGGTGATCGAGGCCACCCCGGCGCAGCGCCGCAGCCTGGTCGAGGAGGCCGCCGGGGTGCGCGGGCTGCGCGCCGCCCGCGAGGACGCGATCGGCCGGGTGGCCGCGACCGAGACCCGGCTGCTCCGGCTCACCGACCTGCTCGCCGAGGCCGAGCCGCGCCTCGCCGAGCTCGAGTCGCAGGTCGAGGCGGCGCTGGAGCAGCGCCGGCTGGTCGCCCGTCTGGGCGAGCTGCGGGGCAGCCTGGCGCGCGAGGCGTGGCGGGCGGCCCGTGCCCAGGCGCGGCGTGCCCGTGCCCGGGTGACCGCCGCCCTGGCCCGCGCCGAGGCGGCTCGCGAGGCCGAGGCCGGGTTCGCCACCCGGCTCGAGGCCGAGGGCGAGCGCCTGGCGGCGGCCCGGGCGGCGCAGCGCGCCGCCGCCGAGCGGCTCGAGCAGACTCGCCTCGCCGCCGAGCGCGCCGCCGGCGACCTGCGTCGCTGGGCGGACGGCGCCGCCGCCGCCGGGGTCGCCAGGGCCGCGGCCGGCGCCGAGTGGGCCGCCGCAACCGCCGACGCCGCGGTCCAGGGCGGGCTGATCGAGGAGCTGGCGGAGGGCGAGGCGGCGGCCGGGCGGCTCCTCGCCGAGCTCGACGGGCGGCTCGCGGTCACCCGCGCCGCCCACGGCGCGGCGGCGGGCGCCGCCGACGCCGCCGGCCGCGAGCTCGCCGCCGCCGAGCGCGAGCTGGCCGCGGCGCAGCGGCGCCACGCCACCGCGGCCACCGCCGCCCGCGACCACGGCATGCGCGCCGGGCTGCTCGAGGAGACCGCCGCCGGCCTGGTCGCCGAGGCGGCGCACGCCCGCGATCACGCGGCGGCGCTGGCGGGGGAGGCGCGCACGGCGTCGGAGCGGGCCGCCGGGCTGGCGGGCGCCGCGGCGGCGGCCGAGGCGGCGCTCGGCGTGGTCCGTGCCGAGGTGTCGGACGCCCGCGAGCTGGCGACCGCGGCACGGTCGGCCGAGACCGCGGCCCACACCGCGGTGCGCGAGACCGCCGCCCGCGCCGCGGCGGTGCGGGGCCGGCTCGAGGGTGCCCTCGGCGGCGGCGCGGTGGCCGCCGCGGTGCGGGCGGGCCGGCTCGAGGCCGTCCGCCTGGTCGAGCGGGTGCGCGTCCTCGACGCCGCCGACGAGGCCGCGGTGGAGGCGGCCCTGGAGCCGCACCTCGCCGCCTGGCTGGTCGCCGACCTCGACGCCGCCCGGGCGCTCCTCGCCGGCCAGGAGCTGCGCGAGGAGGTGCTCGCCACCGGCCTCGCGGTGCCCCCCGCGATCTCCGCACCGCACGCCGCCCGCCGCGCCATCGACGCTGTCGACGCCTCTGCCGGTGCCGCCGGCGCCCTCGCCCATTGCCTCGACGGGGTGGTGCTGGTCGCCGACCTCGGCGCCGCCCGCGCCGCCCTCGCCGCCGGCGCGCGCCGCTGCGTGCTCCCCGACGGCACCGTCGCCGGCCCCGCCGGGGTGCGCGGCGGCGGGCGCCCCGGCGCCACCATGGCCCTCGCCGGGGCCGAGC